In Euphorbia lathyris chromosome 10, ddEupLath1.1, whole genome shotgun sequence, a single genomic region encodes these proteins:
- the LOC136209624 gene encoding uncharacterized protein: protein MMGGSVSGELKSMQRGADASQGSSERRRVKKKRASRLQRGTDASEGEMAGGSERLQVKHKRVKKERASRLPRAIDAAQRQIDGGSYRGRVRGTRVTSPSLVAILKEVNLGYGKMALEFYEKSQDAEFEVLEVLDVSGSRLQLPASESDQYWIHISFIAKHKNADCSDVSPKHFFGELLKDDCSGKFHATYCSTFEPSDDPGFNHGCIFCLPDQKFHPTDGYCVGRPPCYIPKVVYGHPPWLYDESGTCLIK from the exons ATGATGGGAGGAAGTGTATCTGGAGAACTGAAATC GATGCAAAGAGGAGCTGATGCATCACAAGGAAGCTCCGAGCGTCGCCGAGTCAAGAAGAAGCGTGCCTCAAG GCTGCAAAGAGGAACTGATGCCTCTGAAGGAGAGATGGCTGGAGGCTCCGAGCGTCTCCAAGTCAAGCATAAGAGAGTCAAGAAGGAGCGTGCCTCTAG GTTGCCAAGAGCAATTGACGCTGCTCAACGACAGATCGATGGAGGCTCCTACCGTGGCCGAGTCAGGGGTACTAGAGTCACGAGCCCTAG TTTAGTCGCAATCTTGAAGGAAGTGAATCTTGGATATGGGAAGATGGCTTTGGAATTTTATGAAAAGAGCCAG GATGCTGAGTTTGAAGTTTTAGAAGTCCTGGATGTAAGTGGTTCGAGATTACAACTCCCTGCATCTGAGAGCGATCAATATTGGATTCATATCAGCTTCATTGCTAAACACAAGAATGCTGACTGCAGTGATGTCTCTCCAAAACACTTCTTTGGTGAATTGCTTAAAGATGATTGTTCAGGGAAATTTCATGCCACCTACTGTTCTACATTTGAGCCTAGTGATGATCCTG GATTCAACCACGGTTGTATATTTTGCTTGCCTGATCAGAAATTTCATCCTACTGATGGATATTGTGTTGGTCGTCCACCGTGCTATATACCGAAAGTGGTTTATGGTCATCCGCCATGGCTTTATGACGAAAGTGGTACATGTTTAATCAAGTGA
- the LOC136209021 gene encoding glutamate--tRNA ligase, chloroplastic/mitochondrial, producing MAAGIIGGTPWMKLRVVPNLAPPILRSSSFLRRYYNVRCHQLLVTSSSSSLYFADRRRGRNFSVSANASGEQGEVRVRFAPSPTGNLHVGGARTALFNYLFARSNGGKFVLRIEDTDLERSTKESEEAVLRDLSWLGLDWDEGPELGGAYGPYRQSERNLLYKEYAEKLMESGHVYRCFCSSEELEKMKEIAKLKQLPPVYAGKWATATDEEVQEELAKGTPYTYRFRVPKEGSLKINDLIRGEVSWNLDTLGDFVIMRSNGQPVYNFCVTVDDATMAISHVIRAEEHLPNTLRQALIYKALGFSMPSFAHVSLILAPDRSKLSKRHGATSVGQFREMGYLPQAMVNYLALLGWGDGTENEFFTLEQLVEKFSIDRVNKSGAIFDSTKLRWMNGQHLRALSSEKLVKLVGERWKNTGILVHSEGSFVEEAIHLLKDGIELVTDSDKVLSNLLSYPFHETLESPECKSVIEDKLSEVSCAVLAAYDSGELVSALEDGPSGWQKWVKSFGKSLKRKGKSLFMPLRVLLTGKIHGPDMGASVILLHKAGTSGIVAPKAEFVTLNDRFEILRQVDWETLNKDQPPLAAAAAAATALSN from the exons ATGGCGGCGGGTATTATTGGAGGAACCCCATGGATGAAACTCAGAGTAGTCCCAAATCTCGCGCCTCCAATTTTGCGTTCCTCCTCTTTTCTTCGCAGATATTATAATGTACGCTGTCATCAGCTTCTAGtaacatcttcttcttcttctttatacTTCGCTGATAGGAGAAGAGGCAGGAATTTTTCGGTCTCTGCCAATGCTTCTGGTGAACAAGGAGAAGTTAGAGTTCGATTTGCTCCTTCACCGACCGGCAATCTACATGTTGGCGGTGCTAGAACTGCTCTTTTCAATTACCTTTTTGCTAG GTCCAATGGAGGAAAGTTTGTGTTGAGGATTGAGGATACTGATTTGGAAAGGTCTACTAAGGAATCTGAGGAAGCAGTGCTCCGGGATCTTTCTTGGCTTGGCCTTGATTGGGATGAAG GGCCTGAGTTAGGTGGAGCATATGGACCATATCGGCAATCTGAAAGGAATTTGTTATATAAGGAATATGCTGAGAAACTTATGGAATCTGGTCATGTTTATCGTTGCTTCTGTTCCAGTGAG GAGCTTGAAAAAATGAAGGAGATAGCAAAATTAAAGCAGTTGCCTCCTGTCTATGCTGGTAAATGGGCCACTGCGACCGATGAAGAGGTACAAGAAGAGCTTGCAAAAGGAACTCCTTACACGTATCGATTTCGTGTGCCAAAGGAAGGGAGTTTGAAAATTAATGATCTGATTCGGGGTGAA GTTAGTTGGAACTTGGACACACTTGGAGATTTTGTAATTATGAGAAGCAACGGACAACCGGTGTACAACTTTTGTGTAACTGTCGATGATGCTACCATGGCTATTTCACATGTGATAAG AGCTGAAGAGCACTTACCGAATACTCTAAGGCAAGCACTGATATACAAG GCTCTTGGATTCTCTATGCCTTCCTTTGCACACGTTTCCTTAATTCTTGCTCCAGATCGGAGTAAATTGTCAAAACGACATGGTGCAACTTCGGTTGGTCAG TTCAGGGAGATGGGGTATCTGCCTCAGGCAATGGTGAACTACCTGGCACTTCTAGGTTGGGGCGATGGCACCGAGAATGAATTTTTCACCCTTGAACAGCTCG TTGAAAAATTCTCTATCGACCGTGTTAACAAAAGCGGTGCTATATTTGATTCTACAAAATTGAG GTGGATGAATGGTCAGCATTTAAGAGCACTTTCGTCAGAGAAATTAGTTAAACTCGTCGGTGAACGCTGGAAGAACACCGGAATCCTTGTGCATTCTGAAGGATCATTCGTAGAA GAAGCAATTCATCTGCTTAAGGATGGGATTGAGTTGGTTACTGATTCGGACAAAGTACTCTCGAATTTGCTATCTTATCCCTTCCACGAGACTTTAGAGAG TCCAGAATGCAAGTCTGTTATAGAAGATAAGCTTTCTGAAGTTTCATGCGCTGTTTTAGCTGCATACGATAGCGGTGAACTCGTAAGTGCCCTAGAAGATGGTCCATCCGGTTGGCAAAAATGGGTTAAGAGCTTCGGCAAATCGTTGAAGCGCAAG GGGAAATCGCTTTTCATGCCGCTTAGAGTGTTGCTGACCGGAAAGATTCATGGCCCGGACATGGGAGCTAGTGTGATCCTACTTCATAAGGCGGGAACTAGTGGCATTGTTGCTCCGAAAGCTGAATTTGTTACGTTGAATGATAGGTTTGAAATACTGAGACAAGTTGATTGGGAAACACTAAACAAAGATCAACCTCCATTAGCTGCCGCTGCGGCTGCGGCGACTGCTCTATCGAACTGA
- the LOC136209623 gene encoding uncharacterized protein: MEGGVSEELKSRAAASQGSSKRRRVKKKLASRMQCGGDASHGQMGVGSESHLVKCKRIKKKRVSRLQRGPDASKGNMAGGSDGHQVNRKRVEEESFSWFQRGASEGDTAGGSNCHQVKRKRLKDGSFSGLPRAIDATQRQIDGGSARGRLRGTTVTSPSLVAILKEVNLGYAKMALEFYEKSQDAEFEVLEVLDVSGSRLQLPEAEDDQYWIHISFICKRKNADCSDVSPKHFFGELLKDDCSGKFHATCCSTFEPSDDPGFDHGCIFCLPDQKFHPTDGYCVGRPPWYIPKVVYGHPPWLYDESGTCLIK; encoded by the exons ATGGAAGGAGGTGTATCTGAAGAACTGAAATC ACGAGCTGCTGCATCACAAGGAAGCTCCAAGCGTCGTCGAGTCAAGAAGAAGCTTGCCTCTAG GATGCAATGTGGAGGTGATGCCTCTCATGGACAGATGGGTGTGGGCTCGGAGAGTCACCTAGTCAAGTGTAAGAGGATCAAGAAGAAGCGAGTGTCTAG GTTGCAAAGAGGACCTGATGCCTCCAAAGGGAATATGGCTGGAGGCTCCGACGGTCACCAGGTCAACCGTAAGAGAGTCGAGGAGGAGTCTTTCTCTTG GTTTCAAAGAGGTGCCTCCGAAGGAGATACAGCTGGAGGCTCCAACTGTCACCAGGTCAAGCGTAAGAGACTCAAGGATGGGTCCTTCTCTGG GTTGCCAAGAGCAATTGACGCCACTCAACGACAGATCGATGGAGGCTCCGCCCGTGGCCGTTTGAGGGGTACTACAGTCACGAGCCCTAG TTTAGTCGCAATCTTGAAGGAAGTGAATCTTGGATATGCGAAGATGGCTTTGGAATTTTATGAAAAGAGCCAG GATGCTGAGTTTGAAGTTTTAGAAGTCCTGGATGTAAGTGGTTCGAGATTACAACTCCCTGAAGCTGAGGACGATCAATATTGGATTCATATCAGCTTCATTTGTAAACGCAAGAATGCTGACTGCAGTGATGTCTCTCCAAAACACTTCTTTGGTGAATTGCTTAAAGATGATTGTTCAGGGAAATTTCATGCCACGTGCTGTTCTACATTTGAGCCTAGTGATGACCCTG GATTCGACCACGGTTGTATATTTTGCTTGCCTGATCAGAAATTTCATCCTACCGATGGATATTGTGTTGGTCGTCCACCCTGGTATATACCGAAAGTGGTATATGGTCATCCGCCATGGCTTTATGACGAAAGTGGTACATGTTTAATCAAGTGA